The following nucleotide sequence is from Juglans microcarpa x Juglans regia isolate MS1-56 chromosome 6D, Jm3101_v1.0, whole genome shotgun sequence.
tttcaatttcaaacgTCTTTTCTTTTACACCCTGCTCCtcgaatataaataataaatatttcaaaaccgTAAAATTCAGAACAATGATCCAATTGATATGTACTAAGAGAAATCGCACCAATTCCAACTAATATGAATCAgaacacagaaaaaaaaaacgaaattgaccaaaaagaaaagcacaCCTACGTCTGTTTGGAgtaagaggaagaggaagggacACGCTTGTTTCGGAACATCATGTATCCGACGGGCAATACAACTCCAATCACCATTATCGCCGCTCCGATAAAGTACCTAACCGGGCTCGGTGGTTCCACTTCTATCAACCTCCTGAACTGCACCCATCCACACACGATCACCACCCGAAATTTAACTATTTGCTTAATTTCCTCGTAATTCTTTTAGAGAAGATctaaacgagagagagagagagagagacttacgAGCATTTTCGGATTGAGCAGCTAAGATGGAACCTGAGTCTGTTCTAACAGAGAGACGGAGGGCTTGTTACCGGAGACTGACAGATCTGGGGCTCACACTCCTGTCATGTGAGATCGGTCCGGTTACTTCTCTTGAACGGCGTATTTTACCCCGCAGCGAAGGCAGCGGCAATTtgtttttagaaagaaaaatgataaacacaccatttttcacaacatattatattattatattttaaaatgaatggtagtttaataaaatactttataaaagtaacatcactttataaaaatattcttaattttaaatgtgttataaaatatgttatgaaatgtgtagtgtgaatatcattattctttgaGAAAACATTCGAACCGATGTATCCATCCACTCTCAATCAACAGTCCACCAATAATTAAGGTCCattttggatttagagatgagttgaaatgatttgtgaataataataatatttgtgaactaaaatttgtgaataatagagaataatagtgagttaagttgaactcaactctcaatccaaataaGCCCTAAGTGACACGTAGACTTCCCACCACAATTAACATATGGATGCACAACATCATATTCTCACCACCATTTAAGAAGaacatatgagagagagagacagaaaccATTTTGCAGAAAACTGCTCCAGCCTTTAATTCCTTCTCTTAAACTTCTCTCTCTACCTTCAAAGATTCTCAAATCTCACTTCCTCTGTCCGTTCGTGCTAAATTTCTCTCAAAATATCATCTTTTTGTTTCAGTATCTACCTTAAATTTCCTCACACATTCATCCTCCAACTTCTTGATTTTAGGGAGAGCCAAAGAGAGCGACTTGCAGATCTAAGTTGAGCATTGTTTTGGCTTCATGTTCATGAAATATGTGGTGTGTGGGAATTCTTTGGTGTGGTTTTCATAAGGTGCTCACCACTtgtgttttctgttttttgtgtgtatgaaaaaacagaagagagGAAGCTTGTGGTGGGGTTGCTTGTTTCCTGTGGGTTGTAAGTAGTGGTGGCATTGTGGCATGGCGTAAGCTTGCGGGATTGTCGTGCATGGGAAGAAATTGTGCTCTGTGTTTTAAGAGCAAAAACAAAAGCTTGTTGGGCAGTTGGGACACGGCATCGAGctattttcatctcatggtgcagcattttttttttttttttttttttgtggcaagGGTGGTGGCACACAATGGGGTTTTGGGCTGCTATGATGGTGGTTATTGCTGGGTGGGTTAACGGAAACTA
It contains:
- the LOC121268812 gene encoding uncharacterized protein LOC121268812 isoform X2, which encodes MLFRRLIEVEPPSPVRYFIGAAIMVIGVVLPVGYMMFRNKRVPSSSSYSKQT
- the LOC121268812 gene encoding uncharacterized protein LOC121268812 isoform X1, producing MLFRRLIEVEPPSPVRYFIGAAIMVIGVVLPVGYMMFRNKRVPSSSSYSKQTNKVLI